In Mycobacteriales bacterium, the genomic window GACACCGTACGCGATCGGTACCACGTCGTGGCTCGTCAGCCAATCGTGATTGCTCTCGCTCGCCAGGCCGATGACCGCGGCCCCAGTACGGCGGGCGAGCTGGACAGCGAGCGAGCCAACTCCTCCGGCGGCTCCGGAGATGACGACGGTCTCGCCCTCCTCGGGCTGAACTGAATGCACTACCCCCCACGCCGTAGTGCCTGCGACGTACAGGCCGCCGGCCGCCTCCCATGAGACCTTCTCCGGCTTGTGGGTGAGATCGCCGGCCTCGACCAGGACCATCTCGGCCTGTGAGGCCCTCTTGTTAGAGAAGCCGATCACCTCGTCGCCGGGCGAGAATCCGCTGACCCCAACGCCGACATCTTCGACGACCCCAGCGAGGTCGCTGCCCTGCCCGGAGGGGAACGTCGACGGGAACAGCTGCGCCACCGCCCCCGTGCGGATGACGGCCTCACTGATGTTGATGCCAGCCGCCTTCACCCGCACGAGGACCTGTTCGTCCCCGGGCACCGGGCGT contains:
- a CDS encoding NADP-dependent oxidoreductase; amino-acid sequence: MKAVRYEEFGGIDVLRVVEVERPVPGDEQVLVRVKAAGINISEAVIRTGAVAQLFPSTFPSGQGSDLAGVVEDVGVGVSGFSPGDEVIGFSNKRASQAEMVLVEAGDLTHKPEKVSWEAAGGLYVAGTTAWGVVHSVQPEEGETVVISGAAGGVGSLAVQLARRTGAAVIGLASESNHDWLTSHDVVPIAYGVDVADRIRVAAPGGVDAFIDTNGDGYVELALDLDVAAERIDTIVDYAAAAKYGVKTDGGAEAGPGAKVIAELAGLIADGHLEVPIAKVYPLTQVREAYTELERRHTRGKIVLRP